CTGGCGGATGATTCCCAGGTTCATCATCGTCGGCGCGTAGTTCGGCTGAATCGCCAGGGCCTTGTCGTACTCGGCGATGGCCTTCTCCGCTGAGCCTAGGTACCAGTAGGCCGTGCCCAGATCCGTGCGCACATCCATGTTCTTCGGATCGATCTCCAGCACGCGGCGGTAGTTTTCAATCGCTTCCTGGAACTGCTTGTGATCGTAATAAAAATTACCCAGCTGGATCAGCGCCACGCGGTTCTTCGGGTCGGCCTTTACCGCTGCGAGCAGCGGCGCCGCCATCTTCTGCAGGGCCTCCGGAGATGCCGCCGGCTGGGATTCGCCCGGGGCCACAGCGCCCGGTGGCAGGTTCGCGGAAGCTGCCGTGGCGAGCACGGGCGCCGAGGCGTCGCGTGTCAGTGAGCCAATGGCCAAGCCGGCCATGAAAGCGAACAGCGCCAGGAGGATCACCCCGCGGGTGGTCCACTGGCCTACAGGTTTCGCCTGCGGCAGGGGTTGAGGTTGCGGGTGTGGGAGATGGCGCGACATTCTTGTCCCTCGTTCCGGAATAGATTTCGGATGCACAGGAGTCTTATTTCTCCACAGAGACGCCGGGCAACCGATGCGTCTTGCGACGAACGGCTTTGTCACCAGGGTTCTTCCTGTTGACAAAAAGTACTGGTCTTGGCATTTGCACTGCACGTTCCATAGTGAGGATTTTTCCCGTGATTTTCCTTCTCCTTGA
This DNA window, taken from Terriglobia bacterium, encodes the following:
- a CDS encoding tetratricopeptide repeat protein codes for the protein MSRHLPHPQPQPLPQAKPVGQWTTRGVILLALFAFMAGLAIGSLTRDASAPVLATAASANLPPGAVAPGESQPAASPEALQKMAAPLLAAVKADPKNRVALIQLGNFYYDHKQFQEAIENYRRVLEIDPKNMDVRTDLGTAYWYLGSAEKAIAEYDKALAIQPNYAPTMMNLGIIRQEGLKDIAGALSIWKKLLETNPNFSQRQRVLDLIVQAENGQT